The Haloprofundus salinisoli region TTCGACGGGTTCGCTTTGGGGTTCGATGCTACGGTCGCCGTTGCCGTCGCTCTCCTGCCGCTGTCGCTGCTACCGTCGTTGCCGTCGCCGCAGATGACGCCGATGCTGCGGATGAGTGATTCGGGATTCAGCTCTCGAGCGGATGTGAGACGTACACGTCCCGAGTGTCGACGATGGTGACTTCTCTGCCGTAGGCGCGGAACGAAAGCAGTCGGTCGTCGGCGACCTCCTCCCTCGGCAGTCTGAACACGGCGTCGAGCGCATCCAGATCTATCCAGTTGTACATCGGTTCGTCGAGTTCGTGCGGCGAACACCCCTCGGCTTGGGCGATGGCAAATACGACCGCTTCGCTCACTGGCTGGTCGTCGTTTACGCTATACCTGACGGCGGTCGTCGGCGGGTCGTCGTTCACGGCTGTGCTGTAGTCGGACTCGCCGAGGGGACCGTTCGACGGACCGTCGCTCCCGTCGTCTCCCCCGGAGGACCGCGTACGACTGAAATCGTCGTCGGTTGGCGTCATCGTCGTTCGGTAGTTAGTGACGAGTCCGGTTGTGTTCGGCCATTCACCGGTGAAGACGTTTATACGGAAGGCCGATAGAAGCCTCGAATCACCGATTACGCGCGTTTCGGCTGAATGATGTCGGCGAGTCCCGTAGCTTCGATGAGCTTGGCTTGGCCGCGTCGAAGGCGTCCGGCGACGGCGCGCGGCGAAATATCGAAATTCGAGGCGAGTTCGTCAAGTGTGGTTCGGCGGGGTTCGTCGAAGTAACCGGCGCGGTACGCGACGGCTATCGTTTCGCGCTGCTCGGGCGTCATGCCGCCGAGCG contains the following coding sequences:
- a CDS encoding HalOD1 output domain-containing protein, whose product is MSEAVVFAIAQAEGCSPHELDEPMYNWIDLDALDAVFRLPREEVADDRLLSFRAYGREVTIVDTRDVYVSHPLES